A single bacterium DNA region contains:
- a CDS encoding GNAT family N-acetyltransferase, translating into MKQGMSVTYVLHKENDFGILGFYAISMAEIKTIDIQKNLIKGLPHHPIPAVRIGRLAVSAAHREKGYGGVLLWAAIEKSLSLSNNIGAQAIEAHAKNEMARAFYIKHGFVSLADDKDHMYLAMDTARKALKLLEESDFDDEL; encoded by the coding sequence ATGAAGCAGGGTATGAGCGTCACGTATGTGCTGCATAAGGAAAATGATTTCGGGATACTGGGATTCTATGCGATCTCGATGGCGGAGATCAAGACGATCGACATCCAGAAAAATCTGATCAAGGGACTCCCCCACCACCCCATTCCCGCGGTACGCATAGGACGCCTGGCGGTATCCGCTGCGCATCGGGAGAAGGGGTACGGCGGTGTGCTGCTGTGGGCCGCTATTGAAAAGTCCCTCTCCCTGTCGAACAACATTGGCGCTCAAGCGATCGAGGCACATGCAAAAAATGAAATGGCCCGCGCGTTCTATATCAAACATGGCTTTGTCAGTCTGGCCGATGACAAAGACCACATGTACCTCGCGATGGACACAGCGCGCAAAGCGCTCAAGTTGCTGGAGGAGTCCGATTTTGACGATGAATTGTGA
- a CDS encoding YceI family protein, with protein sequence MKAQTTWKLDPAHSELMFKVKHLMITNVKGEFRNFDASIVSNGSDFEGAHVTLTIDATSIFTNNPDRDAHLRSADFFDTDNHPQLSFESSEMTKRSEDVYELKGMLTMKGVSKEVVLDVELGGMTTDPYGQKKAGFSLNGVLNRKEWGLNWNAALETGGVMVSEDVRLSAEVQFVMQAQDEQTEEAVALETAETN encoded by the coding sequence ATGAAAGCGCAGACAACCTGGAAACTCGATCCCGCACACAGCGAGCTGATGTTCAAGGTCAAGCATCTGATGATCACGAATGTCAAAGGCGAATTCCGCAACTTCGACGCCAGTATCGTATCGAACGGCAGCGACTTTGAGGGTGCGCATGTGACGCTTACGATCGACGCCACTTCCATCTTCACCAATAACCCGGACCGCGACGCGCATTTGCGCAGTGCTGATTTCTTCGATACCGACAATCATCCCCAGCTGAGCTTCGAGAGCAGCGAGATGACAAAGCGCAGTGAGGACGTTTACGAGCTCAAGGGCATGCTCACCATGAAGGGCGTGTCGAAGGAAGTCGTGCTCGATGTCGAGCTTGGTGGAATGACGACTGATCCTTATGGACAGAAGAAGGCAGGATTTTCGCTCAATGGAGTGCTCAACCGCAAGGAATGGGGACTGAACTGGAACGCCGCCCTCGAAACCGGAGGCGTCATGGTCAGCGAGGACGTCCGCCTCAGCGCCGAAGTGCAGTTCGTGATGCAGGCACAGGACGAGCAGACGGAAGAAGCCGTCGCACTCGAAACCGCTGAAACGAATTGA
- a CDS encoding AraC family transcriptional regulator, translating to MSLFFIAGIGVAVLIEFLLISKKQQTLSDRILTAWMFLIIVHLFLFNLYYTGDSYRVPFLLGFELPLPMLHGVFLFYYVSFVTGQLPRNRKLLLLHLLPAAVMYGYLLAVFILPLSSDQKIAVYEARGAGFELFNILRLWATTISGVVYVILSAVLLRRHRIAIRDSFSDLDKISLRWLEILTYGMGGIWLLLLLFHNEPLTFSGVVTFIFLIGFFGVRQGNIFSPADMKSAPAAPTEEAEGQTAEEVKAGIESEVQPKKYTKSGLSDEAAEGLHAALIALMEEKNMYQKSDLSINDLASTLEVPPNHLSQVINQREKKNFYDFVNSYRIEAFKRQIAARKNQQFTLLSIAYDCGFSSKSSFNRCFKNETGQTPSQFVASRSHDQD from the coding sequence ATGAGCCTATTTTTCATCGCCGGTATCGGCGTCGCCGTCCTCATCGAATTCCTGCTGATCAGCAAGAAACAGCAAACGTTGTCCGACAGGATACTGACGGCGTGGATGTTCCTGATTATCGTCCACCTCTTCCTGTTCAACCTGTACTATACCGGGGACAGCTACCGGGTGCCTTTCCTGCTGGGATTCGAACTTCCCCTTCCGATGCTGCACGGGGTTTTCCTCTTCTATTATGTCTCCTTTGTCACAGGACAACTCCCACGCAACAGGAAGCTGCTTTTGCTGCACCTGCTCCCCGCGGCAGTGATGTACGGCTACCTCCTGGCGGTGTTCATTCTCCCCCTCTCGTCTGATCAGAAAATCGCGGTATACGAGGCCAGGGGAGCGGGTTTCGAATTATTCAATATCCTCAGATTATGGGCCACGACGATTTCCGGCGTAGTGTATGTGATCCTTTCCGCGGTGCTGCTCCGCCGACACAGAATCGCCATTCGGGACAGTTTCTCGGACCTGGACAAAATCAGTCTTCGCTGGCTGGAGATCCTGACCTACGGGATGGGAGGAATCTGGCTTCTGCTGCTGCTCTTCCACAATGAACCGCTGACCTTCAGCGGCGTGGTCACCTTTATCTTCCTCATCGGATTTTTCGGCGTCCGGCAGGGAAACATATTTTCTCCCGCAGATATGAAATCTGCTCCCGCGGCACCCACGGAGGAAGCAGAAGGTCAAACAGCGGAAGAGGTGAAGGCGGGAATAGAGTCCGAAGTACAGCCGAAGAAATACACGAAATCCGGACTCAGCGACGAGGCGGCGGAGGGACTCCATGCGGCACTTATCGCTCTCATGGAGGAAAAGAACATGTACCAGAAGAGTGATCTCTCGATCAATGATCTTGCGTCCACCCTCGAAGTGCCACCCAACCACCTCTCGCAGGTCATCAATCAGAGGGAAAAGAAGAATTTCTACGATTTCGTGAATTCCTATCGCATCGAGGCGTTCAAGCGCCAGATCGCAGCCAGGAAAAACCAGCAGTTCACGCTGCTCTCGATTGCATACGATTGCGGTTTCAGCTCAAAATCGTCATTTAACCGCTGTTTCAAGAACGAAACCGGCCAGACTCCCTCCCAGTTCGTCGCCTCACGCTCCCACGACCAGGATTGA
- a CDS encoding alpha/beta hydrolase, translated as MNQLILTILLIVAAAAAVTFSACDILEPEAQGQLVPLTVDEDPSLPSIEVNGTLLHAETFGNPTDPMLVILHGGPGGDYRSMLKLAAFADDGFFVVFYDQRGCGLSRRHGREMYDAQGPDLAVADLRAVIGHYRSSGQKVLLMGQSWGAMLASAYINDYPEDISGAILMEPGGLTWPDTKEYLERWQIIDPFDETLNDRVFVDQIITGSDHVKLDYKAAIQGAAEYAEGNKLGIAGPTPFWRMGGLYAIAASEYATEHSFDFTTNLQKYDKPVLFAYSELNQAYGRSHAELVSSAFPNVQLVEILGTGHSIPSFGWDNLYPIAKAYLNTVR; from the coding sequence ATGAATCAACTCATTCTCACAATCCTCCTCATCGTTGCGGCAGCCGCGGCGGTCACGTTCAGCGCATGCGACATTCTGGAGCCTGAAGCTCAGGGACAACTGGTGCCGCTGACGGTGGACGAAGATCCTTCACTTCCTTCCATTGAGGTCAACGGCACCCTGCTGCATGCAGAGACGTTTGGCAATCCGACCGACCCCATGCTCGTCATTCTGCATGGAGGTCCCGGAGGCGACTACCGCAGCATGCTCAAACTCGCTGCGTTTGCTGACGACGGCTTCTTCGTCGTGTTCTATGATCAGCGTGGATGCGGCCTTTCCAGGCGGCACGGCAGGGAAATGTATGATGCACAGGGACCAGACCTGGCCGTTGCCGACCTCCGCGCGGTGATCGGGCATTACAGGTCGTCAGGACAAAAAGTACTTCTCATGGGACAGTCCTGGGGAGCCATGCTGGCGTCTGCCTACATCAACGACTACCCGGAGGACATCAGCGGGGCCATTTTGATGGAACCGGGTGGACTGACCTGGCCGGATACCAAGGAGTATCTCGAGCGCTGGCAGATCATCGATCCCTTCGATGAGACGCTCAACGATCGCGTCTTCGTGGATCAAATCATCACCGGAAGCGATCACGTAAAGCTCGACTACAAAGCCGCCATTCAGGGCGCCGCTGAATATGCGGAAGGCAACAAGCTCGGTATTGCAGGACCAACTCCTTTCTGGCGGATGGGTGGATTGTACGCCATCGCTGCATCAGAGTACGCGACCGAACATTCGTTTGATTTCACCACGAATCTGCAGAAGTACGACAAACCCGTGCTCTTCGCCTACAGCGAGCTGAACCAGGCCTACGGCAGATCACACGCAGAGCTCGTTTCATCCGCCTTTCCCAACGTTCAGCTGGTTGAAATCCTCGGCACCGGACACAGTATCCCCTCCTTCGGCTGGGACAACCTCTATCCGATCGCCAAAGCTTATCTCAATACCGTTCGATAA
- a CDS encoding Crp/Fnr family transcriptional regulator, producing MTERLRQNIVRTIGREPTDKECALLAEHMQPQSFKKKTLLAQPGEHCRYVYFLTKGAAYSSMIDPKGDFYAVQFALENYWITDHYSFFKDEPGIYTIETLEDCDVQVIDRAAYDHVCKSSHLLEHFFRVLITNAFVALQHRLASTNTEEAAQRYLDFSRRHPDFIQRIPQYLIASYLGIKPQSLSRIRKKLANEL from the coding sequence ATGACAGAGCGTCTGCGACAAAATATCGTCAGGACTATCGGACGCGAGCCGACGGACAAGGAGTGTGCGCTGCTCGCAGAGCACATGCAGCCACAGTCCTTCAAAAAGAAGACGCTGCTCGCCCAGCCCGGGGAACACTGCCGCTACGTGTATTTCCTGACGAAGGGGGCTGCGTATTCCTCGATGATCGATCCGAAGGGAGATTTCTACGCCGTACAATTTGCGCTGGAGAACTACTGGATCACCGATCACTACAGCTTCTTCAAGGACGAACCGGGGATCTATACCATCGAAACGCTTGAAGACTGCGACGTGCAGGTGATTGACCGCGCGGCATATGACCATGTCTGCAAGTCCAGCCATCTTCTCGAACATTTCTTCCGCGTCCTCATCACCAACGCCTTCGTTGCCCTCCAACACCGTCTCGCCAGCACGAATACGGAAGAAGCCGCCCAGCGTTATCTTGACTTTTCCCGACGCCACCCGGACTTCATCCAGCGCATCCCGCAATACCTCATCGCATCCTACCTCGGCATCAAACCGCAGTCCCTCAGCCGCATCCGCAAAAAGCTCGCGAACGAGCTCTGA
- a CDS encoding T9SS type A sorting domain-containing protein: MKERISRKGYAGAIRTATRNSVFFLLLILCASVLPATAQQEHRSTVSPAGETARAPGLSLSWTLGDLATGYYRTPTMQYREGFQSAHLRVTVVEALPEAWNVEVYPNPTQSGLSVDLGTQHPVRALTLYDLSGRELRTLPVEPAARQAQLQLDELPSGTYILRVSDAQGRPAGSYQIRKVH; the protein is encoded by the coding sequence GTGAAAGAACGCATTTCACGGAAAGGATACGCAGGCGCAATCCGCACCGCGACGCGGAACAGCGTGTTCTTTCTTCTTCTGATCCTCTGTGCGAGCGTGCTTCCGGCGACGGCGCAGCAGGAGCATCGCAGCACTGTTTCTCCAGCGGGAGAAACGGCCCGCGCACCGGGATTGTCCCTATCGTGGACGCTCGGCGATCTCGCTACAGGATATTATCGTACTCCCACAATGCAGTACAGGGAAGGATTCCAGTCCGCACACCTGCGTGTGACGGTGGTGGAAGCCCTGCCGGAGGCATGGAATGTCGAGGTATACCCGAATCCGACGCAATCGGGACTGTCGGTAGACCTGGGCACACAGCATCCTGTGCGGGCACTGACATTGTATGACCTCAGCGGACGAGAGCTGCGCACGCTCCCGGTAGAACCCGCCGCGAGACAGGCGCAGCTGCAGCTCGACGAACTGCCGTCAGGCACGTACATCCTCCGCGTCAGCGATGCCCAGGGCAGGCCCGCGGGAAGTTATCAGATCAGGAAAGTCCATTAA
- a CDS encoding RluA family pseudouridine synthase: MGKSRRSRLAAGVLPRGIRLLHEDDHIIVVHKPAGLLTMGTQSNKTSTVYAVLTDYVRKGYSKSRKRIFIVHRLDKDTSGVLVFAKSGEVKRQLQEGWQDVEKRYVAVVHGVPKKVSGIEVSYLAENAAHIVYVTNDREYGKLSKTSWRILESHGDHSLLELRLLTGRKHQIRVHLAEMGHPVLGDRMYGHPKGGRRGLALHARSLSFIHPATGERVTFEAEAPQDLLQLR; encoded by the coding sequence ATGGGCAAATCGAGACGTTCCAGGCTTGCAGCGGGGGTGCTGCCAAGGGGCATTCGCCTTCTGCATGAGGACGATCATATCATTGTTGTGCATAAGCCGGCGGGATTGCTGACGATGGGAACGCAGTCGAACAAAACATCGACCGTCTATGCCGTGCTGACCGATTACGTGCGCAAGGGATATTCGAAATCCCGGAAACGCATTTTCATCGTGCATCGCCTGGACAAGGATACCTCAGGCGTCCTCGTGTTCGCAAAAAGTGGGGAAGTAAAGCGTCAGTTGCAGGAGGGGTGGCAGGATGTGGAGAAACGCTACGTGGCTGTCGTTCATGGCGTGCCGAAGAAAGTATCCGGAATCGAGGTGTCCTACCTCGCGGAAAACGCCGCGCATATCGTCTACGTCACCAACGATCGCGAATATGGGAAACTCTCGAAAACCAGCTGGCGCATACTCGAATCACATGGTGATCATTCGCTCCTGGAGCTGCGCCTGCTGACCGGCCGCAAGCATCAGATCCGCGTTCACCTCGCGGAGATGGGACACCCGGTTCTGGGAGACCGCATGTATGGACATCCCAAAGGCGGCAGGCGCGGACTGGCTTTGCATGCGCGGTCCCTCTCATTCATCCATCCCGCTACCGGCGAACGCGTGACCTTCGAAGCGGAAGCACCGCAGGATTTGCTGCAGCTGCGCTGA
- a CDS encoding DUF1778 domain-containing protein → MEERTVRTDDTEKKPAKDRRIDLRLDAKQKALLEAAAAVTGQSLMSFIVSNSLTVAQRVLREYRDTELSVADSEIFMRLLENPEEPTEALLNAARRHRRKTTSSHGS, encoded by the coding sequence ATGGAAGAACGAACGGTACGGACTGATGATACAGAAAAGAAACCTGCAAAGGACCGCAGAATCGATCTTCGCCTGGATGCGAAGCAGAAGGCGCTGCTGGAGGCGGCTGCTGCGGTGACGGGACAAAGCCTCATGAGCTTCATTGTTTCCAACAGCCTGACCGTCGCCCAGAGGGTTTTGCGAGAGTACCGGGACACGGAGCTTTCCGTTGCCGATTCTGAAATTTTCATGCGGCTGCTGGAAAACCCTGAAGAACCGACGGAGGCTCTCCTGAACGCCGCCAGGCGCCATCGCAGGAAAACAACATCATCCCATGGCAGCTGA
- a CDS encoding SlyX family protein: MKYKALTLALFLVLGATALAQSPSAMNYQGVARDANGSVLSNAELSLRLSILRGSAEGEPVFTETHRVMTDAAGQFSLHLGEGVNATSSFSRIEWFRDNYWLRVEIDERGGSDYTLLGTSQLLSVPYAMYAATAGGLAPSELNVAPSGLPSAVWQRVGNRGTDPSQDFVGTTDNAALVFRTNDVERMRLTADGDVGIGTASPAAKLDVNGDVHIATDLDVDHDAEIGNDLDVGHDLDVLNDASIGNDLDVGGNAYIKGNTMIDGSLDVSGKSTFGLFEVSAAGDLTFDPTASDGLNHVALFGNTNGNDADGIGIKISNGATDEQNNFITFYSGTSNSAQITGRIEGFKYIPGQANQQYWSNLKPVIDYWKLLGFDPNAGLSFNMKYFGLDPGSWPTPRLSGGSFSSFTWPSVHLDGGSWPSIKWPSVNPLDIANPKNWFNPNVSELISKFEPLVCQALEDDWLSLLQMDIASLATFAARMELEAKCKDGGVTYGSKGADYAEWMPKANTDDHFAYGQIVGVKDGKISLTTDGADQVMSISMAPVVIGNIPPSGEEKNYEKVAFIGQVPVMVCGKVDAGDYIVASGNNNGFGVGVKAEDLTIEHLPRILGRALSATTNDELDVVNVLIGVKTNEWVQIFKSQEERIARLETQVSGQQRTVAQSGDARMEALEAENRELRNEIQAIRAAIGLPKNNTGVQNAKYVENR; encoded by the coding sequence ATGAAATACAAAGCCCTCACCTTAGCACTCTTTCTCGTGCTCGGCGCAACCGCGCTGGCGCAATCACCATCGGCCATGAATTACCAGGGAGTTGCACGCGACGCCAACGGCTCGGTGCTGTCGAATGCCGAATTGTCCCTTCGCCTGAGCATCCTGCGTGGCAGCGCCGAAGGCGAACCTGTCTTCACGGAAACACATCGCGTCATGACCGACGCGGCGGGACAGTTCTCCCTTCATCTGGGCGAAGGCGTGAATGCCACATCGTCGTTCTCCCGCATCGAGTGGTTCCGCGACAACTACTGGCTGCGCGTCGAAATCGATGAGCGCGGCGGATCGGATTACACGCTGCTCGGCACTTCGCAGCTGCTTTCCGTTCCCTACGCGATGTATGCCGCCACGGCAGGCGGACTCGCCCCGTCGGAACTGAATGTCGCGCCGAGCGGACTCCCTTCCGCTGTCTGGCAGCGGGTCGGCAACCGCGGCACTGATCCTTCGCAGGATTTCGTGGGCACCACTGACAACGCTGCGCTGGTCTTCCGTACGAACGACGTCGAGCGCATGCGCCTGACCGCCGACGGCGATGTGGGCATTGGCACGGCATCTCCTGCCGCCAAGCTGGATGTCAACGGTGATGTCCATATCGCCACGGACCTCGACGTGGACCACGATGCGGAAATCGGCAACGACCTCGATGTCGGCCATGACCTTGACGTGTTGAACGATGCAAGCATCGGCAACGATCTCGATGTCGGCGGCAATGCCTACATCAAGGGCAACACGATGATTGATGGGTCGCTGGATGTGAGCGGGAAGAGCACGTTCGGACTGTTTGAAGTGTCCGCTGCCGGTGACCTCACTTTCGATCCCACGGCGAGCGACGGACTGAATCACGTGGCGCTGTTCGGCAACACCAACGGCAACGACGCCGACGGCATCGGCATCAAGATCAGCAACGGCGCGACCGACGAGCAGAACAACTTCATTACCTTTTACAGCGGCACGTCAAATTCCGCACAGATCACCGGTCGCATCGAGGGCTTCAAGTACATTCCCGGACAGGCCAACCAACAGTACTGGAGCAACCTCAAGCCGGTCATCGATTACTGGAAACTGCTCGGCTTCGATCCGAATGCCGGACTCAGCTTCAATATGAAGTACTTCGGTCTCGATCCCGGTTCGTGGCCGACGCCACGGCTCTCGGGTGGCAGCTTCAGCAGCTTTACATGGCCGAGTGTGCACCTCGACGGCGGCTCCTGGCCCAGCATCAAGTGGCCCTCGGTCAATCCCCTCGACATCGCCAATCCGAAGAACTGGTTCAATCCCAACGTCTCCGAGCTGATAAGCAAGTTCGAGCCGCTGGTCTGTCAGGCCCTCGAGGATGACTGGCTCTCCCTGCTTCAGATGGATATCGCTTCGCTCGCCACGTTCGCGGCGCGCATGGAGCTGGAAGCCAAGTGCAAGGACGGTGGTGTCACGTACGGCAGCAAGGGTGCCGACTACGCCGAGTGGATGCCGAAAGCCAATACGGACGACCATTTCGCGTACGGACAGATTGTGGGCGTGAAGGACGGCAAGATCAGCCTCACCACAGATGGCGCGGACCAGGTGATGTCCATTTCCATGGCTCCCGTGGTCATCGGCAACATCCCGCCGTCGGGCGAGGAAAAGAATTACGAAAAGGTCGCATTCATCGGACAGGTGCCCGTCATGGTGTGTGGCAAGGTCGATGCAGGAGATTACATCGTCGCCTCTGGTAACAACAATGGTTTCGGCGTCGGCGTCAAAGCCGAGGATCTGACCATCGAACACCTGCCCCGTATCCTCGGCCGCGCACTGAGCGCTACCACCAACGACGAACTCGACGTCGTCAACGTGCTCATCGGCGTGAAGACGAACGAATGGGTACAGATCTTCAAGTCGCAGGAAGAGCGCATCGCGCGTCTCGAAACGCAGGTATCCGGGCAGCAGCGCACTGTGGCGCAGTCCGGCGATGCGCGCATGGAAGCGCTGGAAGCCGAAAACCGCGAACTGCGCAATGAAATCCAGGCCATCCGTGCCGCGATCGGACTCCCGAAGAATAACACCGGTGTCCAGAACGCCAAGTACGTCGAAAATCGCTGA